The window GAGCGGACAACGCATCATCCTCAACAAGGCAGTTAAACGTGGTGAAGACTTGCAAAAACCTGGATGAGAAAGAAATCACGAAGCACGAGGAGCCGATCGATGCGGATCAATTGCTGTTTCCTGGTTGAATGACGTGATACGCCGCCGGGCCACCTGGGATGAGGGCGGGGTCGATTGAGGCGTCGAAAGTGGCGAGACGCCCGCCGTGCTTCACGGCGAGGCCGAGGAGGTAGAGGTCGGTGAGGTGCCTGGAAGCCGGGAGCGTGGAAAAAAGGCTGGTGTCCGAGAGAGAGGCATCGTCCGGCCAGAACTGGTGGCCGGGACACGCCAGCAAGCGAAGGAGAACGCGACGCGCTTCCAACGAAGATCCCAGAGTGCGAGGGTAGCTGGGTTGGCTGAGAATGCGGAGGAAGGCGTTCTCTGTGAGGGGGCAGGTGGCCCAGCCGTTTGGGACGGCCACTTTTTCAAAAAAGCGCGATGCAGCGGCTTCGTATTCATGTCCGGCATCTCCCAAGGCAATGAGCACGCTGGCATCCAGGAGCGTGATCATGGCCGGGTGGGGTGCAGCGCCCGATGCATGTCTGCTTCGTCAATCTGGTCTTGAATCGCTTTGACTTGTTCGAGCGTGGTTTTCTCACCGGGGCGGCGTTTGATGCGGAGGATGCCAAAAGGCCCAATCTCGTATTTCTCCGGGTCGGGATTTTCCAACTCGGCAGCAGGCCGGATTTCGCGGATGAGGGCGCTTTCGATGATGGCTTTGAGGGTGGTTCTGCGGTGAATGGCAAGAGTCTTGGCCTTGATGAGAAGGTCGTCAGCGAGGTCAATCGTCGTTTTCATATATGGGTAACAATATGGTTCTACGGTTATCCGTCAAATGGTATGGGTTTATTGAGGAATTGAGAGTCACTCGTGCTCGTAGGTCAATGGCAAAGGCAGAGCGTGCCAAATAAACTGAACGCGAAGTCCGAGTCCTCGGGTTAGGGGCTCCCTAGTACGGGTTTTTCGGGCCTTGGGATAGCGTTCATAAGTTGCTCCAATCCTGGAGCTTCCAAGGCACATTCACAATAACGAGGAAACTGCGACCCAGTGCTTACTCCGGGCCATTTCGGACAGCGAATCCCATTCCGACTGAAGTTCTAAGGGACTGAGTTCCTAAGGGACAGACATTTTGTAAAGTCTCAAAACCATTTTTGCACGACTACCATGATAGCGTCTTGGGCTCACAGCATGCCGGAGGTGTGAACGGGTTGTTCTGCGATGGCCACGTCGAATGGGCCAGGCGTTCGAAATGGACGCAACGTTCAGCCTCCGCCCGTCGCCGCTGGAATCGTGACCATGAACCGCATGAGGAGACTTGGAAAGACCCTGTGCCGCGGTGAATCGTTGTCTAGTCCGAAACCTGGTCCATCTCGTGGTGCCCAGCACCGCACAGCGCCAGCCGGCTTCTTGGCTCCGAACCGGTTGGGTCCGTCGCGTGACGACGATATCGTTCAACCTCAAGGACGAGTGCTTAGGGTAGGGGCAGACAACTCGAAATGCCCCATCGTGCAACAGCTCGCAAAAGCGGCTCCGGGCTACGAGCGGAAAATCTGTCCACCCGACCAATCCTGACGGCTGGCGTTCAATGGAAAGGAAACACTCTTGCCAGCACCATGGTTACCAGCAATCCCGTGCAACCCATGATGGTCAGCGTCACGGAGAAGGTTTTGAAGGTTTCCGCCTCGGTGAAGCCGCTCATCTTGCAGATGATCCAGAAACCGCTGTCGTTCATCCAGGGCACGAGTTTTGAACCGCAACCGATCGCCGCGGCAAGATACACGGGATGAAACCCGAGTTGCGCGGGGTTGGCGAATCCTTCGAGCACGCCCACCGCGGTGATCATCGCCACCGTCGCCGAGCCTTGCGCCGTGCGGATCAGGGCCGTCACCAGAAACGCGAGCGGCAGCGCTCCAAGTTTCAAGGCAGCGGACAGTTCCTCGATGCGTCCGCCCAGGCCCGACTGTTGCAACATGCCGCCAAACGCGCCGCCGGCGGAGGTGACCAGGATGATGATGCCACCACTCGTCAGCGCGGACTGCACGGCGGCGGCAGCGTCCGGCGCTCCCGGGCGTTTCCAACGCACCAACATGGCCAGCGCGATGGCCGCGGCGAGCATCAACGCCAGGTTCTTGTCACCAAACCAGCGGATAAAGTTCGCCGGGAGCGACGCGGCACCCGTGTCTCTGGCCATCTCCGACGCGGACGACAGCACCGCGTCGCCGCTGATCAACACCAGCGGCAGCAGGATGGGCAGCCAGGCGAGCCAGAGCGGCGGCAGTTCCTGTTCGGTGCGGTCCGCCTGCAATTGCAGTTCAATGAGCGAAACTTCGGAAGACTCGCGCAGGGGAATGGGCCAGCGTCGATTGGCCCAGCAAGCATAGGCGTAACCCGACACGGAAGCGGCCGAGCCGATGACGATGCCGGCGATCATCAGGTGGCCGATGTTGACGTTGAGCAAGTTGGCCACCAGCAGCGGCCCAGGCGTGGGCGGTACGAGCGAATGCGACATGGTCGTGCCGGCGACAATGGCCAGGATGAGCAAGGTGTAGTTCCGCGCCGTGCGGGCGGCCAGCGCCTTGGCCAGCGGAATCAGAAGATAAAACACCGTGTCCGCGAAAACGGGAATGCCGAGCATGAAACCGCTGCCGAGGAAGCAGACCGGTGCCCGCCGTTCCCCCAGCCCTCGCAGCGCCGAACGCACGATACGATCGGCCGCCCCGGAATCGAGCAGGCACTTGCCAATGATCGCCGCCATGGCGATCAGGATGCCGATGTTGGAGACGGTGTCGCCGAACGCCTTCGCGATCCGGGTGCCGACCGAAATGCTGGCATCAGCCCTGGCTTGTTGTAACGTCCGACCCTTGGAAAGCGCATGGGCTTCGAGGGCGGACCTGGGCGTGAACGCGCCGACCACCAGCGCCCCGATCAGCAGTGCGGGAAACGCGTGCAAGCGCAACCCCAGGATTCCGCCCACCACCACGACCATACCCGCCACAAGAATCCAGAGGGGATCGTTCATGGGCGATAGATGGAAGCGCTGTTCATGGCACCCTCAACGATCGACCCTGGGCCCAGGGCTTCCGCCCAGGCCTGGACGAAACAGCACCTGCGGTCCCCCGCTGCCGCACGC is drawn from Verrucomicrobiota bacterium and contains these coding sequences:
- a CDS encoding PIN domain-containing protein; this encodes MITLLDASVLIALGDAGHEYEAAASRFFEKVAVPNGWATCPLTENAFLRILSQPSYPRTLGSSLEARRVLLRLLACPGHQFWPDDASLSDTSLFSTLPASRHLTDLYLLGLAVKHGGRLATFDASIDPALIPGGPAAYHVIQPGNSN
- a CDS encoding GntP family permease yields the protein MNDPLWILVAGMVVVVGGILGLRLHAFPALLIGALVVGAFTPRSALEAHALSKGRTLQQARADASISVGTRIAKAFGDTVSNIGILIAMAAIIGKCLLDSGAADRIVRSALRGLGERRAPVCFLGSGFMLGIPVFADTVFYLLIPLAKALAARTARNYTLLILAIVAGTTMSHSLVPPTPGPLLVANLLNVNIGHLMIAGIVIGSAASVSGYAYACWANRRWPIPLRESSEVSLIELQLQADRTEQELPPLWLAWLPILLPLVLISGDAVLSSASEMARDTGAASLPANFIRWFGDKNLALMLAAAIALAMLVRWKRPGAPDAAAAVQSALTSGGIIILVTSAGGAFGGMLQQSGLGGRIEELSAALKLGALPLAFLVTALIRTAQGSATVAMITAVGVLEGFANPAQLGFHPVYLAAAIGCGSKLVPWMNDSGFWIICKMSGFTEAETFKTFSVTLTIMGCTGLLVTMVLARVFPFH